One window from the genome of Theropithecus gelada isolate Dixy unplaced genomic scaffold, Tgel_1.0 HiC_scaffold_6927, whole genome shotgun sequence encodes:
- the LOC112617963 gene encoding uncharacterized protein C16orf71 homolog, with translation PVLVPAELATEPGNRRNTGTKDASSQEGRDPGRPVESSGEVSALLGMAEETPRWLDSDLGSLSFNTKGSQGPPWDPQAEASLSRHEGDPKAEPASQESVNRRALRQERRKMIEKDILQKVTRDACGPASSDQGGVKDVPCHAVESAARSKMPLAEPPEGPPVLSLQVGASACLALSQACYLRHGRCSHALGLEAA, from the coding sequence CCAGTTCTGGTGCCTGCAGAATTGGCCACAGAACCTGGGAACAGACGGAACACAGGGACAAAGGATGCATCCTCTCAGGAAGGAAGAGACCCTGGCAGGCCTGTTGAAAGCTCTGGTGAGGTCAGCGCTCTTCTTGGGATGGCCGAGGAGACCCCCAGGTGGCTGGACAGCGACCTTGGAAGCCTGTCTTTCAACACCAAAGGATCCCAGGGTCCTCCCTGGGACCCACAGGCCGAAGCCAGTCTCTCCCGCCATGAAGGAGACCCGAAGGCAGAGCCCGCCTCACAAGAATCTGTGAACCGCCGGGCCCTCCgacaggagagaaggaaaatgatagaGAAGGACATCCTCCAGAAAGTCACCCGGGATGCCTGCGGCCCGGCCAGCAGTGACCAAGGCGGGGTGAAGGATGTGCCCTGCCACGCTGTGGAGTCAGCTGCCAGATCCAAAATGCCCCTTGCGGAGCCTCCGGAGGGACCACCAGTGCTCTCGCTCCAGGTAGGCGCCTCCGCGTGCCTGGCTCTTTCTCAGGCCTGTTACCTGCGGCATGGCCGCTGTTCCCATGCACTGGGGCTAGAAGCAGCTTGA